The window GTTAATGAGGCCCAAAAcccaataatctcccacttgggcaaaATTAATACATGTATCTTCATTGGAATTGGCCAGAGTCCCATTCTCCACTCATATAACTTTGATTCTGTCAATATCCAATTGTGTCGAACGACAGCAGAAGATATACCTTAATATACGGCATACGACTTTCTATCATCATAGCCACAAATGATCTATCAACGCAAACCACTTTGGGCATATGTATAAACAAGGAAACTAGAGCATGACGAGTGATTTGCAAGTGATGCTCTTTCCCTGTAAGTCCTCTACCTTGAAAATTCTCATAGATATCATACTTTGACATTAACTCATATTTGGGCTAAACCGCCATAAACTTGAGTTAATACCATGCTTTGGCTAATCACCTGTGGCTTATCCGCCACTTTAGAAACTTTGGCTAAATACCGCCTATGGCTAATTGCCATTTTGAAAACTTCGACTAATTACCGCCTATGGCTAACCGCCATCTCACAAGACATgtcaaataagaaaacataactagtaaatatattaaaatagcAAGGAATACAAAAATCACTGGTTTgaataaatgagctcaaaacaAACTTTCATTTAAACAAGTACATCAAAAAGACTCCCACTAGACAAGCATATCAAAACACTCTGTAAGTCCCATGTTAACAACATGACCTCTGAAAACTCCCACTGAAAGAGCCTTAGTGAGAGGATCTACCACCATCTTCTCTGTAGGGATGTGTACCACATCAACCTCTCCCTCAGTCACTTTATCTCTGATAAGAAGATACTTTATTACAATGTTCTTTAAACTGTTGgacttcttcttgttctttgagAAGATGACTGCTGAGTTGTTATCACACCATAGTCGCAACGATTTGGAGATGGAGTCAACAACCTTCAGTTCTGCAATGAAGTTTCTCAGCCAAACTGCCTGCTTGGTTGCCTCAAACATTGCCACAAACTCTGCCTGCATGGTGGATGAAGCAATGATTGTCCGGTTGACACTTTTCCACGAAATTGCGCCTCCACCCATCAGGAAGACATATCCAAAAGTTGACTTTATGTCATCAGTACAACCACTGAAATCAGAGTCTGAGTATCTGACCACCTCTAGTCTCTCACTTCTTCTGTAAACAAGCTTGAAATCTCTGGTCCTCAATAAGAACCGCATTACCTTCTTAGCTTCCGTCCAATGGACCAATCTAGCATCAGATTGGAACCTCTCGAGCATGCTAACTGTGAAGGCAATATCAGGTCGAGTGTACACCTAtgcatacatcaaactaccAACAGTCGAGGTATATGGCTTGTCCTTCATGGAGTCTCTCTCAAGGATATTCTTCGGGCACTGCTGCTTGTTCAACTTGTCTCCTTTACTAATAGGTGCATCATTCCCTGAACATTGAGACATGTTGAATCTCTTCAAGATTATGTCAATGTAAGGCCTCTGTGACAGACCAAGAAGACCTCTCTTTCTATCCCGACTTATCTTGATGCCAAGTACATAGGTGCTCtctcccatgtccttcatctcaaagtTATTGGATAAAAACCGCTTGGTTTCTTGAAGTAAACCAAGATCACTGCTAGCAAGaaggatatcatcaacataaagtaCCAGGAAAATAAACTTGCCCTTGGTAGACTTCATGTAGATGCAATTATCAATCGTATTCtcaacaaaaccaaaagaagtCACTATTTAATCAAACTTTAAATACCATTGCCtcgaagcctgcttcagtccatataGTGATTTCTTCAATCTGCAAACTTGATGctccttccctttctcctcGAAACCCTTGAGCTGCAACATGTAAACCTGTTCAGCCAAATCCCCATTCAGAAAAGccttcttcacatccatctgatgtaGTTCAAGGTCAAAATGAGCTACTATGGTCATGATGATTCTGAATGAGTCTTTCAAAGATACTGGGGAGAAAGTCTCCTTGAAATCTATGCCCTCTCTCTGTGTGAAGCCCTTTGccacaagtctggccttgtaGTGCTCTATGTTACCCTGAGAGTCAGTCTTGGTCTTGAAGACCCATTTTGATGCAACGGCTTTGTAGCCCTGTGGAATCTCAACCAGCTCCCACACACCATTGTTGTGCATGGACTGTAACTCCTCCTTCATAGCTTCCACCCATTTGTCTGACTCCTTGTTATTGATTGCCTATAAAAAGGTATCAGGATCCTCCTCCTTACTGATGTCGAACTCACACTCATTCAGGTATGTGACATAATTTGGGCCAATGGTTGATCTACGAGTCCTGATAGATCTCCTCAAAGGCTCTGGGTCAGTAGTAGTGACCGTGTCGGCTAGTATCGGATCATATGCCTTAGGTGGTGGCACATCCACTACTACGGTCACAAGGACAGCAGGATCAGTGGGCACATCCATATCATTATCCATGTGAGAATCACGGTCTAAAAATAATAAGGGCCTGCTCGACCTCGGTTCTTCAACAGATGTTCCCCTCTGTCCTTCATTAAACTTCAAGTTATGGGGCACAGAGCGATCTCCTTCTGACTCAAGGAACTTGGCATGGGTGGTCTCCACAATTCTATTCCCTGTGCCTGAGCAATAGAATCTATACCCTTTAGATCTTTCTGGGTAACCCACAAAATGACAGCTCACAGTTTTTGGGTCCCAGACTTTCTGCTGAGGATTGAAGAGTCTGGCCTTGGCAGAGCAACTCCAGACTCGAAGATGCTTCAGGCTAGGTTTCTTACCTGTCCAGAGTTCAAACGGTGTCTTGCACACTGACTTACTTGGTACTCTGTTGAGAATATAGGCCGTAGTTTTCAGTGCTTCTCCTCATAAGGACTCTGGAAGGTTGGTGTTACTGACAATGGTTTGCACCATATCTTTCAGAATATGATTTCTCctctctgctacaccattttgttgtggtgtaccAGGCGTTGAATACTGTGGAGCTATCCCGTGCTCCTGTAGATACTTAGCAAAAGGTCCAAGTTGTTGCTCTGTATCTCCTGCTCTTCCATAGTATTCTCCACCCCTGTCAGACCTGACAGACTTTATCTTTTTGCTATGGAAGAGTTCAACTTCAGCTTTGAAAAACATGAAAGCCTCCAGCGCTTTTGCTTTCTCAGCTAGCAAGTAGATGTAACCATATCGGGTCCAGTCATTAATAAAAGTGATGAAGTAACGTTGGCCTCCAAGTGCAGGAGTAGGGGAAGGTCCATATATGTCAGTGTGAATAAGATCTAGAGCCTCACTGTGTCAAAAAGCATCCTTCTTTGTAGAAGAAGTCATCTTCCCCTTTATGCAATCAATGCAAACTTCCATGTCCTGGAAATCCAACTCATCAAGTAACTTCTCCTTGATCAACCTATCCATTCTCTTTCTAGAGATATGGCCTAATCTTCTGTGCCAGAGTACAGAAGATTTCTCATCCACCAGTTGGCGTTTGGTGCCAACGTTCATAACCCAAGAAGAGACACAGTTTAGTCTATACAAACCATCCGAACAATATCCAGAACCAACAACCACAGAATTCAAAAGTAAAGTGAAGCCATCTTTATTCACAACAACAGAATAACCATCTGAAACTAGtcttgaaactgaaatcaaattctTCCTCGTGGAGGGAATAAAAACTACATCCTTTAAAGTAATGAAATTGTATGAATTCAAAGATAATGTAACTAATCCTATGGCCTTCACTTCTACTTCTGCTCCATTCCCGATGCACACCGTCACCTCACTCTTGCTTGGTACCCTCCTGCTTGTGAACCCCTGCAAGGAATGAGTGACATGAATGGAGGATCCAGAATCTAACCACCAAGAATCTATTTGTGCATCTATAAGGGAAGATTCATAACAGACCAAAGAGGTACCCTTACCagtgctcttcttcttctcaaagtATACCTTCCTCTTGAAGCAGTCCTTCTTCATATGTTCCATTTTCTTGCACCAGAAACACTCAACCACATTGTTCGAATCTTTTTGCCCTATATTGCCCCTGTTGTCCTATTGTGTTCTGTTGCCCTGCTCAGTTTGGTTCCTGCCAGTCTGGTAGGGTGCAAACCTGCCTCTCCTGGAAAATCTTCTGTTATTTCTGTGAGGTCCTCCAGATGAGGATCCCTTGCCTAATGTGAGATTAGTACTCTCCAATTTTCCCCTTTTCATTCTTGCCTCTTCCTGTCCAGTTATAGTGATCAGCTCATCCATGCTCCATTTATCTTTTAAGGCAATGTAGGTGCCATAAGGTGTTGATACTACTCTAGGAGTGAATTGAGGGCAATATTAACTAGGAAGTCATCATCAAAGTTAATCTCTAACTCCCTAATCTTGTTTCCTAAAGAAACAAGTCCCAGAAGGTGCTCCCTGGTACTACCATTCCCATCAAACTTTGCATTGGTCAGTTTGCTCATCAAGTCACCTGACTGAGCCTTCTTGGAAGACTCAAATTTAACTCTAATAGCTTCCAAAAATTCTGTGGCAGTATCTTTCACTGTGATGCTATCCTTCAAGGTTGCAGGCATAGCATGCTTGATGACCTTCAGACATTTTCTATTTGCAGCTTCCCACTTCTCAAGTTCTGTTTTGTCTACCTGAGTACTGTCAAGAGTGAGTGTTGTAGGCTTGGGCTCTCTcaaacaaagatctaggtcccTTAGGCATAGATACACATCTGGATCCTCATACCAACTCGTATAATTTTCACCAAAAAGTTTTGGAATGTCCGATAAACCATGACCTAGAGACATCTGCCATAGGGACATAACAGAATCATATATCTATCACACAAAATAGAATATAAAATACAGGGTATTTCAATACCACTAACTTGTGCTGGTTGTATAAACTAATGTACCAACACCTAACCAAGAGTGTCAACGGGATCTACATTCCTAACCTTTGGGTTTTTAAAATGCACTGGTCCACTCAATACTTTGCAATTACTATGGGATAACACTAACCTTTGATAAAATTGTCACCTTTGGATAGACAATAATTCCTAGATCAGTTTCTCCCTATAAGTGTGTGTGCATTTTATTTTGGTCTTGGATAGTGCTACCTTTGGGTGAGCACCACCATCCTTTACTGCCATAAGCATAACCTTGAGTTATTGGGTATTATAACAAAACTAGGTtttaccactttggtggattccatctgaccCTATTAGAGTACCCAACCACTCATGATGCAGCTGTGGGATATTGGTATTTAAATTCAAACAATTTAATACATGAATTTTATCACACACAACAATTCTATAAAATTCACTGTTATTCTGCATTGCATTGTGATATAATGTTTCATATATTTGCCTATGCAGAAATCCACATTTAAAGAATTGCATAAACACTTTAAAAACTCACTGTGGGTCCTAGTACCCACATTTGGAGCAAGTGAGGCATACAGGCACGTAGGCCTCGGAAAAACAGACACAACGGAAAAAACCCCACCTCAAAAAATGCTCCCACACGCCCTCACACGCGGCTTGAATCTGGCGCATGATATCACTCACAGGCAGGGTCTGGACCAGTCAAACTGGGCCGGTCCAACCCGGTCCGGTCCAATTCGGGTCAAACCCATGTCATATTGACCCAGATTCTTCGGGTCGGTTGACCCAGCTTCTTCGTGCCGGGTCGGTTCAGATTCTTCGGATCGGGTCGGGTTATGATTGACCCCCTTGGGTCGGCCCGGGTCTGACCCATTTGGGTCGGGCTAGGACAGGACCACTTGGGCTGGGCTGGCCCAGACCCATTTGGGTCGAGCCTGATTTGACTCATCCGAGTTGGACCGAGTTGACCTAATCATCCACCGGGTTGACTCGAAAACCCTACCGAGTCGACCCGATGACGAATCATCTGCCGCAAGCGTAAGTAAccgctttttttttattttttatttttatatatatatataaacactGTCGGCGCGTGAGATTCACATGCTTTTTTTGGCGGCGCGTCAAGATGATTCTGGTGAAACGGCTTATACCGCCGTGATCGTCTCGTCGTCCCCTACCATTCCatataaaaatatttaggtTTTGGTGGCCGGAGACCACCGGCAGTGGCCAGACAAGAACgattcaaaatccaaaattttttacaaaattaaaTCTGTTTCCAGATCTATGTaggttggctctgatgccacttgtgAGATTCAAAGCAGTACCTTGATCTCTAAACAGTGATCCTACACAGATAtggaaaacaaacaaataaaggagagatagattcatacctttttggttgaaacttataGCCGATCCCCAAGCTTGAACTTCTCCCCAAAAGCCTTCCACAGCTTTTCACCTTTCTTTCCCGTGAGTaggaataataaaataatcaaaatgctGGCTGTGGGGACCTTGGGTTGAATATATAGCATATTTCCTGACCCTAATCACATCCCACAATGCGTTAGGTCAGTTATGCCCCGGACTAACTAGAGTGGATTAATAACCTTTATGGGCCCAATTAAAAATACTTGTGTTAATGAGGCCCAAAACCCAACACAACTGAGATCGGCTATCAAGAATTCTTGGAGGCTGAAGGATTCGGTAGACACTATTCCGATCGGTAGAGGGTTTATTATTTTTAGATTCTCCTCTGAATCTAAAATGAGTATGATTTGGCGACGTAGTCCGGTGAAAGTTGGGTCTTAGCTTATTCGGTTTAAGAGATGGTGCCCGAATTTCAACATCAATGAGATTCATCAGTCTCGTAAACTTGTTTGGGTGAGCTTCCCTTATCTGCCTTACGAGTATTGGCATCCAGACTTTCTTTTGTCCTCGGCTAAGGCTTTAGGTACTCCAGTTGCCTTGGATCGCCATACTAGAGAGGGATCTGCGGGTCACTTTGCAAGGGTGTTGGTTGACATGGATCTCTCAACGGACAGACTCGAAGAGGTTTTGGTGGAGCGGCAACACCTTGGCTCTCGAAACATTTCTGGTTTAAGCAAGTCGTCATCTATGAGGACAACTTGATTCATTGTGGAAAAGGCCAAGGCTTCTCATTAGGCTgctaaggagaaagagaatgcTAATGGCAGGGATGTTGATGCCTTGGACTCTAACGGTGAGGGGGGCTCTTCTTGTCCTTCTTCCCCTAAGTCGGGGGTTGGAGAAAGGGCGTGTGGATCGCCAGCGGCTGTTTCTCATGTTCTAGATTCTCAGTTTTCCggcgatggtggtggtgctgggGTGGTAGCCGGTTGTTCAGGTTTGGAAGGCAAAAGTAGTGGACGGACTACAGGGATTTTGGCCTAGATTGCAGGGGATGTTGTCAATCAAGCCCAGATTGTTCGCTCCTCTTTACAAAGGAATCCTTCTCTAGCATTGCATGAGAATCTAATTTAAATGACATTTCTATTTTGTGCTCGGCTGAGTTGGCAAGGCAATCTACGATTATTCAGAGTTCCTCTCTTGGGAGGtctcttttttcaaaatatGGGTGTTGGGGCTGTCCATGGGTCGGGTCAAAGAGTAAATCGGACCTTTGGTCGTGGTCGATGTCTTGCAGGCCGTGGTGATTTTTCCTTGGGGACTCGGGCTAGCTCTCCACATGGGGGTCTCCAGGGTGGGCAAGCTGTGTCTAGGGGAGGGAGTATTGAAATATTACTTCTTGTGGGTGACTTGCATGTGGTGGAGTCAATAGCCCCTACTAGTTTCCATGGTGGCACGGTGGTGGTGCATGCGGCTGAAGTCATGGACACAGATCGAGCGTTGCTGGCTGCTGACAAAGGAGGTGAAATGGCTCCGCCTAAGCAGTgtaaggagaagaaaacccttGAGGTGGAGGCTACAGGTTGCAAACGGTCTATCCATTTAGCTTCAAAAACATCGGTTGCCCAATGAAGGTGCTATTTTGGAATATAAGAGGTATTAAGAAGAGGGCTACTCATGTGGCATTGACTTCTTTTGTGTTGGATTTTCATCCTGATCTTATATATTTTGCGGAACTTAAGATGGAGGTGAATCGTTTCCCTGCTTTGTCTTTTAATAAACTTGGCTTTATGGGCAATCTTATCCATTATGAGAGGAATGGCATGGTTCTAAATTTGTGAGTGGTTTGGAGGATGGGTTTGAATAAGCCTTCTGTTGTGTCTTTCTTGGACCAGCAGCTCTCTCTCTATTATTTGGAATGGTGTTGGTTCTGTTATTTCTTTTGTGCATGCTACCTATTTTCGTGTTAAGCGTAGGGAGTTATGGCTAGACTTGGGTGGGTTGAATGTAGTTTCAGGCCCTTGGTTGGTTGTTGGGGATTTCAATGCCACCCTTCTTTCTAGTGAGAAGCGTGGTTCGAGTGCCTTTTCTTTGGATTTGACTATGGAGTTTGGTGCCATGGTTAACTCCTGTGATCTTTTAAAGGTCTCGTCTCATGGTAGGAAGTTTACCTGGTCGAATAATAGAAAGTGTGGTTGGGTGGATGCAATTTTGGACAGGGGTTTCTATAATTCCTCCTGGTTGGAGCATTTTAAATCTCATTGTCAGCGAGTTCTTCCTAGGGTGGCTTTTGACCATTCCCTAGTGTTTTTGGATTCTGTGTCTCTGGAGAGACCAAAGAATgctccttttttatttcataagttTTGGATGGATAATCCAGGGTTCTTTGAGGTGGTTAAGCAGTCCTGGTCCCAACATGTTAGAGGCTCCCCCCCTCTTTATTTTATGCCAAAATCTTAAACGGTTGAAGCCAGCCTTAAGTTCTTGGGCTCGAGAGGTGTTTCCTAACTTTGACTTGGCTCTTAGGGATGCCAAAGTGGCTTTGGAAGATGTGCAAGAAGCTATAAAGATTATTGGAGTCAATGACTCGATTTTTGGCATGGAGGCTGATGCTAAAAATGTCTACTTGAATGCTCTAAAAGATAGTGAAAAAATGTTGCGTGAGAAGTCCAGGAATAAATGGTTTAAAGTGGGTGATCGGAACTCAAAGTTTTTTCACCTCTCTACTATGGTGAGAAGGGCTAAAAGTCAGAATTTGTGCCTCAAAAAATCCAATGGGGATCTAGTGTCGAACTCTGCGGATGTGGCTGCCtatgtttttgagtttttttgaaaatttccacAAGTCCGTTCCTTTAGAAGATCATGTGGACCTCTTGGAGGCGATCCCCACTGTGCTTGATGATGTAGAGAGGGCTAAGTTGGACTTAATCCCCTCTTCAGATGATATAAGAAAGGCGGTTTGGGACCTTGATCCAGATAGCTCTCCAGGGCCGGATGGCTTTAACAGAGCTTTTTATCGGCGGTGTTAGGATATTGTGGAATTTGATGTTTGCAGggcaatcaaaattttttttagggagggTATCATTCCTAAAGGGATGAATAACTGCTTTATTACTTTGATTCCAAAGGTGGATGGGGCGATTTCCCTGGATTGATTTTGGCCGATATGTATGGGGAATTTCTCTTGTAAAATTATTTCCAAATTATTGGCTAAAATTTTGGGTGAGTTTCTGCCTAGGCTTATCTCTGAGGAGTAGGGGGCGTTCCAAAAAGGGAAAGTTATTTTTGATAACATCAGCCTGCCTCGGAGCTGGCTAATTTGATGCACAAGGGTGTGAGGGGGGGTGGTGGCATTGGTTGAAGCTGGATGTTTAGAAGGCTTATGATTCCCTCTCTTGGGACTTTCCTTTTAAAGTTTTGAGGAAATTTGGGTTCAGTGACAGGTGGATTATATGGCTACAACAGCTGTTTGATTCCATTAGAATTTCAGTTCTTTTGAATGGTAGACCGATTggcttttttggggttgaaagAGGGTTGCGCCAAGAAGACCCTCTATTCCCTTTGTTATTTATAGTCGTTGAAGAGGTGTTGTGTAGAGGCCTTAAAAGGTTGATCCAGGAGCAACAAGTTCTTCCCTTGAGAGGCCCTAGGGATTCCTACCCTGGGGCATCTTCTCTTTGCTGACGATGTTTTCATTTTCATAACTGGATCTTTCAGGTACGTTCGGGCGCTACAACTTTTCCTTGAGAAATATCAGAATTTTTTAAGGCAAAAAATTAATTTGGAAAAAAGCAAACTCTTTTGTGGAGCCATTATCCCCGCTCAAAGACAACGAATCTCTGATCTTCTTAAAGTTCCCCTATGCAGCCTTCCTACATCTTATCTAGGTGTGGAAATTTTCAAAGGAAGAGTGACTAAAGAAAAAGTAATGcctttggttgacaagtttaaaAGGAGGTTATTTGGATGGAAAGGTAAGCTCCTTTCCATGGCAGGCAAGCTGGAATTGGTGCGCTCAGTTATGTTAAGCATTCCTGTGCATAATTTTTCCACTTATTGGTGGCCAGGTTCTTGTCTCTGATGGCGGAATGGATCAGGAACTTCATATGGTCTGGTGATACTGAAACAAGGAAAGTAAGTGAAGTGGGACTTGGTGTGCAAGCTGAGATTGGAAGGGGGCCTGGGTGTTCGTAGATTGAGAGATGTGAATAAGGCATTGTTATGCAAATTGGCTTGGGCTGTTAAACATGAGGAGTCGATGATTAGTAAATTCTTAAGAGCTAGATTCCTTAGGGGTGATGGGTTGTCGAGACGCCAAtcactttcttcttccatttggTCGGGCCTTAAAAAAGTTTGGCAGGTTATTGAGTAGCAAAAAAGATGGGTTGTGGGAGATGGTTCCTTGATTAAATTTTGGACTGACTGTTGGTTGGGGAGCGAATCAATCGCCTCTGTGTCTGGGTTGGGGCTGAATTTATTTGTCAGTAAATCTGCTAAGGTTGCTGACTTTATCTCTAATTCGAAGTGGTCACTCCCTCAGGTTCATTCTAAATGTCTTGAAGGAATTTTCTCGGCTATCAGGAACATCCCCTTGGCTCCTTCACTTGGTGGGGTTTGTCCACCTCTAGTATCTTTGATGCACGTTCTACTTGGGACATCATTAGGAGTAAGGATCCTAAGGTCCCTTGGTTCAAGGTGGTTTGGAATAAGGCTTTGCTTCCCATGCATTCTCTCTTTGCTTGGCATTTAATTTTGGAGAAGATCCCTATAGAGGATGTGTTGAGATTGAAGAGTATCCATGCGGTGTCCCAGTGTGAACTATGTGGTGCCGCCCTTGAATTAGCTTCTCACCTTTTCCTGGATTGTGCTTTCTCTCACCAAGTGTGGAAtggatttctttcattctttgggGAGTTGTAGCCTGATCCAGGGTGTTTTGCTGAACTGGTGTTATGGTGGAAAAGGAAGAGTAGACAAGTGCCTATGAAGGATGCATGGATGGTTAGGGTGGTGTTGCTGCCATTTGGCTTATGGGAGGAATGAAATTGTAGGAAATTTGATAACAGGTCAAAATCAGTGCTTGTTTGCACTCATGCGATCTTGGGTTCTCTAAAGGAGATTTCGGGATTGTTTAAATACCTGATCTCTTCGATTTCTGATTTGGTGTGTGCCAGAAGGTTGGCTATCCTTTTGCTTCCTAATCCTCCCCAGATTATCAGAGAGGTTCACTGGAGCCGCCCCTTCTCAGGTTGGGTGAAACTTAATGTGGATGGGTGCTCTTTAGGTAATCCGGGCAGAGCAGGAGTGGGTGGGGTTCTTCGAAATGACCAGGCGATTCCCTTTGCAGCATTCAGTATTTTCATTGGAACGGCCACTAATTATGTGGCGGAATTTGGGACGATCTTCCAGGGTCTTCTGAGGGCAAAAGGGTTGGGAATCACTTGTCCTTGAATAGAATGTGACTCTGCCTCAATGGTTCAGGCGGTCCAAGTGAGGCCAAGCAAGGCTAGATGAGCCCTtgctcccttccttcttctccttacCCTTCTTTTCCGTTCTCCTCcacttccttctccttcttctcagCTTCCTTTCTTGTCTGACTTCAAGAGTGGAGGGAGAGAGTGTGTGAGCAAAGGGGTTGGAAGAACTAGGATTTCCCtcctttctttccccctccttttttctccttccctttctccttctttcctcaCCTTCAGCTCTCTTCCATG is drawn from Telopea speciosissima isolate NSW1024214 ecotype Mountain lineage chromosome 1, Tspe_v1, whole genome shotgun sequence and contains these coding sequences:
- the LOC122649709 gene encoding uncharacterized protein LOC122649709, whose product is MSLGHGLSDIPKLFGENYTSWYEDPDVYLCLRDLDLCLREPKPTTLTLDSTQVDKTELEKWEAANRKCLKVIKHAMPATLKDSITVKDTATEFLEAIRVKFESSKKAQSGDLMSKLTNAKFDGNGSTREHLLGLVSLGNKIRELEINFDDDFLVNIALNSLLE